AAAAAGGGTTGCTAGTATCTCTGCGCGTTTGTAGCCAAAATGATGGGTTGTATCAGCCTGTTTATTGCCAATTTTTCGGGCAACGAGGGCAATAAAAATAGAAGCCGCATCACTTAGGTTATGTAATGCATCGGCAATTAATGAAAGGCTGCCAGAAAATATGCCACCAACAACTTGCACTGCAGTCAGTAAAACATTTATAAATACGGCAAGGGTGAGCTGTTTATCACTTTGGTTATCATCAACGTGACTATGTGAGTGACCATGACCCATTCTAGTTAAACTCCCTTATTGCTTTACTTTTTACTCATAATGACAACTTTTTACCATTTATAAAAGCGCTGTTTTAATTTGTTTTTTAGATATCGTAATGGCTAAATTTAAATAAGCCCGTGATAGTTACGTATTGAATATAAAAACGATATGCTAGGGTATAAGTAAATGTATTAATGGCTTAAGTTATCATAATTATTTAGGCACTTTTTATTTTAAATTTAATAGGCATAAAAGTCGTTTTGAAGGGTTAATAACAATGAACACAGCAATAGAAATTCGCGATGCACAGCCAAGTGATGCAAAAACAATTCTGCATTTTATTAATGAGCTTGCCATTTACGAAAAAGAGCCAGATGCAGTTAAAACAGATGAACAAGCAATTTTAGATACACTGTTTTGCGACGGCGCAACAGCGCACAGTTTAATTTGTTTACAAGATGATGAACCAATTGGTTTTGCGGTGTATTTTTACAACTACTCTACTTGGTTAGGTAAAAATGGTCTCTATTTAGAAGATTTATATGTTAGCCCAGATAGCCGTGGAAATGGTGCCGGTAAAGCTATCATGAAAGAGCTGGCAAACAGAGCAATAAGCAAAGACTGTGGTCGCTTTGAGTGGGTAGTGCTTGATTGGAATAAACCCGCGATTGATTTTTACAATAGCATGGGCGCTGAGCCACAGAATGAATGGATTATATATCGTTTAACGGGCCAAGCATTGATTGATTTTGCAAACAAAGATTAGTGCCGAATATGGCCAGTAATATACCTAGTTTTTGTTAAGCTAAGCGCTACATAACTTATAAGAGCAATTTATGGTTAATCAGCATTGGCAAAAAGCGCGTCAGAGCCGCGATGTGCGTTTTGATGGGCTTTTTTATGTAGCGGTAAAAACCACAGGTATTTATTGTCGGCCAATTTGCCCCGCGCCCACTGCGCATGAAAAAAATGTAACCTACTATCAGTTTGCGCACTCTGCTGCGCAAGCAGGGTTTAGGCCTTGTATTCGTTGCAGGCCCGATAGCGCACCAGGTAGTGCTGCTTGGCTGGGATCACAAACCACTGCATTGCGTGCTAAGCAGTTAATTGATCAATATCACGAGTGTGATTGTGAAGTACTTGCTGCGCGTTTAGGAATAAGCAGTCGCTATTTAAGGCGGCTTTTTTCTCAATATTTTGGTCTTTCAGTAACTCAATATCGGTTATTTAATCAATGCCATTTTGCAAAAAAATTGATTCAAGAAACCAGCTTACCGCTTACCGAGATAGCGTTTGCTTCCGGCTTTAAAAGTGTGCGACGATTCAATGATGCTTTTTTAAAACAACTTAATATCGCGCCCTCAGCGCTCAGAACCGCCAAGCACTCAACTGATCTTAGGCTCACCTTAATTTTGCCTTTTCGTCCGCCGTATAACTGGCAAGCATTGCATGGGTTTTTAGCAAAACGACTTATAGAGCCAATAGAGTGGTTAACGCCAACCAGTTATGGGCGTACTTTTACTTATGAATCGTGTAGAGGCCGCTTTAATGCTGAATTTATTGCAGATAAACATCATTTTCGGGTGCAAATTGATATAGATAATACGCAATATTTACAGCCAGTTATTAACAACATTCGCCGTGTACTTGATTTAGATGCAGATACTTATTTAATTGAGGCGCATTTAAGCGAACACATTAATAATGCATTTCCACTTACTAAAGGCTTAAGGTTACCGGGTATTTGGTCAACCTTTGAAGCGGGTATTCGCGCTGTGTTAGGTCAGCAGGTGAGTGTAACTGCGGCGCATAATTTAGTGACTCAATTAGTGCAACAGCTTTCGGAGCAACAAGAGGGAAAGGTGTACTTTCCAACACCTGAAGTAGTGGCAGGTAGTGATTTTGCTTTTTTTAAAATGCCGCAGGCACGTAAAAATGCACTGCATAATCTCGCTGAATTTTGTGCTATTCACCCCAAGGAGGATGACTTAGACCAATGGCTTACTTTAAAAGGAATTGGCCCTTGGACGGTTAATTACGCAAAACTGCGCGGTCAAAGCCAACCCGATATTTTACTTGATGGCGATTTAGGGGTTAAAAAAGCCCAAGCGGCAGCAAGCTCGTTTGAATCTGCGAACTGTGCACCATTTCGATCTTACTTAACTTTTCAACTTTGGCAGCAATTATGATAGTGCAAACCAGTTTACCCAGCCCGATTGACGATATTATTATTCAGGCAACTGAAAACGGTATTAGTTATGTGGGGTTTTATCCACCGACCAGTTAT
The genomic region above belongs to Pseudoalteromonas undina and contains:
- a CDS encoding GNAT family N-acetyltransferase — translated: MNTAIEIRDAQPSDAKTILHFINELAIYEKEPDAVKTDEQAILDTLFCDGATAHSLICLQDDEPIGFAVYFYNYSTWLGKNGLYLEDLYVSPDSRGNGAGKAIMKELANRAISKDCGRFEWVVLDWNKPAIDFYNSMGAEPQNEWIIYRLTGQALIDFANKD
- a CDS encoding DNA-3-methyladenine glycosylase 2 family protein gives rise to the protein MVNQHWQKARQSRDVRFDGLFYVAVKTTGIYCRPICPAPTAHEKNVTYYQFAHSAAQAGFRPCIRCRPDSAPGSAAWLGSQTTALRAKQLIDQYHECDCEVLAARLGISSRYLRRLFSQYFGLSVTQYRLFNQCHFAKKLIQETSLPLTEIAFASGFKSVRRFNDAFLKQLNIAPSALRTAKHSTDLRLTLILPFRPPYNWQALHGFLAKRLIEPIEWLTPTSYGRTFTYESCRGRFNAEFIADKHHFRVQIDIDNTQYLQPVINNIRRVLDLDADTYLIEAHLSEHINNAFPLTKGLRLPGIWSTFEAGIRAVLGQQVSVTAAHNLVTQLVQQLSEQQEGKVYFPTPEVVAGSDFAFFKMPQARKNALHNLAEFCAIHPKEDDLDQWLTLKGIGPWTVNYAKLRGQSQPDILLDGDLGVKKAQAAASSFESANCAPFRSYLTFQLWQQL